AAGAAGAATTTGAAAAAACTCAAAAGGAACTGCTTGAAAAAGGAAACATTATACGACAAGGAAAGGGTCATCTAGAGCAGCAGCAGGTAAGATACAGATATGTACACTGTAAACTGGACAATCAATGCATTAGGAACGGCTAGTATgtgatcttgtgatcagtaatacGGTGCCATGGTATCACTGCGTCACGATCTACTCTCAGATAATATGCCAACATCTCCTCTGCGCAGTACAAGAAAATATTTGGCAGTCACGGATAAAAGTGGGGACTTGAGTGACTgactgcaggcagattgttggcgcCCAGAGGTGTGGTGCCAGGATTTCTGAAGCAGTCGGACTTGTTGGCTGCTCCTAAACCAtgatatcaagagtgtaccaagccACGGGTGGTTTATCCCGGAAGCGAGCATgtggtatctcagcaatgacatgccacagtggaccaaccaACCCAGCAGTAGAACAGCGGTGAAGTTAGAGACAAATTTGTATAATGATCATGTGGCATCATATCTTGCattgactggggttcaatagcagAAGACCAATATAGCTGCTCCTGATGACCCAGTGTCATTGTCAACAACGCCCTGCATGGGCATAGGAAAGATATCAATAGCCCTTGGACATATGGCAGAAGTCGTCTGGAATGACGATTCCCATTttctgctgaaccatatggatggccaGGTCCACATCTGCCGTAAACTGCATGAAGCTGTGTCCCACTGGTGCActgttggggttcaacaggctgGTGGTAGTGGCCTAGAACCATTGGTCATcttaccacaatccttgaatggtgaacgctCCTCAAGAAGAGCACAAAAAACAAATGAAGCGCACATGGATGAGATCCGAGTGCACTCCATTCTTCACTGATAATTGCTAGGGAATTTTAGAAAGAAAGCTAGGCTTTGTTCAgttttttatgcatgtataaaaaaaCAGATGGCACATAAACAATGCGCACACAACGCATCTATATGTCCAAGCATATACACACATAGTGAAATTTGTCCATTTTTCATGGATTGAAATCGCACACGCCCTTGTGAATGAATCCTTAGGAGAGTCTGATAGAATCACAGATAGAGATCCAGGGAATTTCAAATTCACTGTAGCAGCCGAGTGGACTCATAAGGCACCGGCTGCAGTCATTGAATGGTCTAGCCCTGAGTATCAATATAATGGATGGATAATTGGATGGACGaacaaatagataaataaattAGACCTAGATGGAGCTATATCACTCCAATTGTATAAAGGATATCATGAGAGAATTTCCCTAAGGATCCATGCTCATAGCCATATTATGGAGCTAAAACCAGGGGTTTTATTCGTGGATTCTGTGAAAATCCACCCCAAAAAAGAGTGCAATGCTTACTGCATGTTATATTACAGAAGGCACCATACAGTGACCGGCAGAGATTCAGTGTGTTGTTGTATTGGGCCCTTACATAAGATGTTGATGGGTGTATGAACCCTTAAGTTATGTTCACATGTCActaatttgctgcggattttcttgcacatttttatgcagatctgcagcagattttaccttctcaattgaattcaaattgaagggatgaaatatgctgcagatctgcaccaaagtccGTGACAACATTTTCAGCACATCAGTGACGTGTGAATGATCCTTACTGCAATTTGATGTGAATATGAATAGAATGATTTTTGCAATGCGACAACCCACAGACCAGTTTGTTCAGTGGTTTCCACATGTTGCATCTGGATTATTGCCTCTCTGTAACTGATGGCTTAGTTTACCCTTGTGACTGCCCGCACCTCTGTGATTCTCAAAAGACTAAGATGtatctgtttttttaaatgatagaAATAATAAGCTAAACGTGTTACAACTAAGAAAGTTTTCTAATTTATTCTGGTCTTAATACTTCAGCTGAAGCAGTTTGAACGTCTGGAAGAAGAGGTTGCACGGCCCATTGAGAACGATCTGTCAAACTGGACGCCACCACAACACTACAGCCAAGTTCGTAGCACCCTGAGCAACTCAGACCGGCAACTGCTTCTCTTCTACCAAGAACAATGCGAGGCAAACGTCACTACTTTGACCAATGCCATTGATGCCTTCTATAGCTCCATCAGTAGCAACCAACCTTCCAAAATTTTTGTGGCCCACAGCAAATTTGTTATCCTTAGTATTTATATGGGACACATTGTCACGCCAAGCCAAAGCTCAGGACATCCGAAACAAAGTCACCCACTACAGCAATCTTATGTGTGACAAGCTCAAGGAGATAGTTCTTTCCACCAAAACAGAAGCACTTCAATACCCATCTCCATCAGCAGCCAAGGATATGGTGGAGAGAGTCAAAGACCTCAGCAACAGCACTCAGCAGTTCAGGATGGTTCTTGGGCAGCTAGCCGCTATTTGAAGATGCAGTTGACTTTATTGTCTGGAGATCTAGTCCAGGTGTGACAAAGAGATACTGTGAGGAGCTGTTGGCTCAGCGAGTCAGCTGTAAATCCTCTGTAGAGACGTTTGATAGACTTTGATGCCATCTCTTTTAAGTAAAATTAATTTTAAGTGAACTGCAATTGGGATTTATCCATGAAACTACACTACAGCCTATGCTACATTTACGGAGGAATGTCGGACTACAATTAGCTCTTAGCTAAACTTGTAAATATTATTCTTGGATATCAGATTGAATTACTTGTCCATTCCATGTCCCTAATTGTCACCAATCAGACCATTTCTGGGGCAGTTCATTTCATTCTAAATTGTGTTTTGAGCTGCTTTAGCATAAACGCTTTCCCACTGGAAGACCTCCACCGCTGTGGGAAACAGGTGAAATACAGAGTCCGAGGCACTCATTCATTCTTCATAATAAAAGGGTTGTTATTTCTTCCACACTTGTCAGTGACGTACTATAACAGTTACCATCTTATGATATGTGAGACTGTAGGGTAAATTATAAGAAATGATAATGACTTACAACCAGAAGATGCATGCTTTGTGAGTTTTGAAGATGAAGGTTACTGTACTaatttttaaagaggttttccatccAAAGGTGAACATACTATAGAGGCAGCTATGGGGTCCTGGAACCAAAGATCCAGTCTAGGTCTAATAGCACCAGAAGGGAGCCCAATTTTCAACCTTcgacaccctcccccccccccccccccctcctgctcctgctcctttCATATATGTAGGTTTGGTCTCCACCTAAATGTATTGATTAATATGGCAATAAGTGATAGTGAAAAGTATGGTTTCAGCACTGACAAGCCTTCTCTGCCCTTGGCTTAGTACCAATTTTCTTTAGGATAAAGCCCTGATAATTGGAGACTAGTTGCTTTGGTTTATGTTGCCTGGCATCCCTTATGTAAAAGGATGCAGCTTGTAGGCAGTATTTTCCTATCAACTACTCTGTCTTAAGTTGGCTTTACATTTTAGAAGGCTGTTGGCCAAATACTTTTCTAACAGCTATATATCCTGACCCCTCATAGA
The Eleutherodactylus coqui strain aEleCoq1 chromosome 11, aEleCoq1.hap1, whole genome shotgun sequence genome window above contains:
- the LOC136581721 gene encoding breast cancer anti-estrogen resistance protein 1-like, with protein sequence MGLSEATLPARTPRKASVLKNTHPDCIILSVSFIQGKEEFEKTQKELLEKGNIIRQGKGHLEQQQLKQFERLEEEVARPIENDLSNWTPPQHYSQVRSTLSNSDRQLLLFYQEQCEANVTTLTNAIDAFYSSISSNQPSKIFVAHSKFVILSIYMGHIVTPSQSSGHPKQSHPLQQSYV